The following proteins are co-located in the Rheinheimera salexigens genome:
- the ppiC gene encoding peptidylprolyl isomerase PpiC, with amino-acid sequence MKACALHILVKTQAEAEKLKQQLAKGADFGKLAKQHSTCPSGKKGGDLGEFSKGQMVKAFDDVVFKKPVLEVHGPVKTQFGFHLIKTLYRS; translated from the coding sequence ATGAAAGCCTGTGCTTTACATATTTTAGTGAAAACCCAAGCGGAAGCAGAAAAGTTAAAACAGCAATTAGCTAAAGGTGCAGATTTTGGCAAGCTTGCTAAGCAACACTCCACTTGTCCATCAGGTAAAAAAGGCGGTGATTTGGGCGAGTTTAGTAAAGGCCAAATGGTAAAAGCGTTTGACGATGTGGTATTTAAAAAGCCAGTTTTAGAAGTACATGGCCCGGTAAAAACCCAATTTGGTTTTCATTTAATTAAAACCCTTTATCGCAGTTAA
- the eno gene encoding phosphopyruvate hydratase — MSDIVNIIAREIMDSRGNPTVEADVYLASGAMGRGCAPSGASTGSREALELRDGDKSRYLGKGVTKAVANISGPILQALQGKNAYNQADIDQIMIDLDGTETKSNLGANAILAVSLAVARAAAADKNIPLYQHIADLNGTAGQYTMPVPMMNIINGGEHADNNVDIQEFMIQPVGAKTFAEALRMGAEIFHSLKAELQQRGLNTAVGDEGGFAPDLKSNEEALTVIVAAVNAAGYVMDKDVTLALDCAATEFYHDGKYVLSGEDKSFDSFGFNDYLAGLTQKYPIVSIEDGLDESDWAGWKDLTDKIGDKVQLVGDDLFVTNTKILTRGIEQGIANSILIKFNQIGTLTETLAAIKMAKDAGFTVVISHRSGETEDAFIADLAVGTAAGQIKTGSLCRSDRVAKYNQLLRIEQELGSKAPYKGRSEIKGQ; from the coding sequence ATGTCTGATATCGTAAACATTATCGCTCGTGAAATTATGGATTCACGTGGCAATCCTACTGTAGAAGCTGATGTATATTTAGCTAGCGGTGCAATGGGCCGCGGTTGTGCGCCATCAGGTGCCTCAACCGGTTCACGGGAAGCGCTTGAATTACGCGATGGTGATAAAAGCCGTTACTTAGGTAAAGGTGTGACTAAAGCAGTCGCCAATATTTCTGGTCCTATCTTACAAGCGTTACAAGGCAAAAATGCTTATAACCAAGCAGATATTGACCAGATAATGATTGATTTAGACGGCACTGAAACTAAAAGTAACTTAGGTGCCAACGCTATATTAGCAGTATCACTGGCTGTAGCTCGCGCTGCTGCCGCCGATAAAAATATTCCGTTATACCAACACATTGCCGATTTAAATGGCACTGCAGGCCAATACACTATGCCAGTTCCGATGATGAATATTATCAACGGTGGCGAGCATGCAGATAACAACGTTGATATTCAAGAGTTTATGATCCAACCAGTAGGAGCTAAAACCTTCGCTGAAGCCCTACGTATGGGCGCTGAGATTTTTCATAGTTTAAAAGCAGAGTTACAACAGCGCGGCTTAAATACTGCTGTTGGCGATGAAGGTGGCTTTGCCCCTGATTTAAAATCTAACGAAGAAGCGCTGACAGTCATTGTCGCGGCTGTTAATGCTGCCGGCTATGTTATGGATAAAGACGTTACCTTAGCCTTAGACTGCGCGGCTACCGAGTTTTACCATGATGGTAAATATGTGTTAAGTGGCGAAGATAAGAGCTTTGACTCGTTTGGCTTTAATGATTATTTAGCCGGTTTAACTCAAAAATACCCTATCGTATCGATTGAAGATGGCTTAGATGAAAGCGACTGGGCTGGTTGGAAAGATTTAACCGATAAAATTGGTGATAAAGTTCAGCTAGTAGGTGACGATTTATTTGTTACCAACACCAAAATATTAACTCGGGGTATTGAGCAAGGTATTGCTAACTCGATTTTAATTAAATTTAATCAAATAGGTACATTAACCGAAACTTTAGCCGCGATTAAAATGGCTAAAGATGCTGGTTTTACCGTGGTTATTTCGCATCGTAGCGGTGAAACTGAAGATGCCTTTATTGCTGATTTAGCCGTAGGCACCGCAGCAGGTCAAATCAAGACCGGTTCGTTATGCCGGTCAGACCGCGTAGCTAAGTACAACCAATTACTACGTATTGAACAAGAGTTAGGTAGCAAAGCCCCGTATAAAGGTCGTAGCGAAATTAAAGGCCAGTAA
- a CDS encoding ribose-phosphate pyrophosphokinase, with protein MKVFAGNAIPELASKIASRLYIKLGDAEVGRFSDGEVSVQINENVRGADVFIIQSTCAPTNDNLMELIVMVDALRRASAGRITAVMPYFGYARQDRRVRSARVPITAKVVADFLSSVGVDRVLTVDLHAEQIQGFFDVPVDNVFASPVLLEDMRKKGFTAPVVVSPDIGGVVRARAIAKLLNDADLAIIDKRRPKANIAQVMHIIGDVKDRDCIIVDDMIDTGGTLCKAAEALKAHGAKRVFAYATHPVFSGDAAKNIEESVIDELIVTDTIPLTAEMKAVAKVRQLTLSEMLAECIRRISNEESISSMFD; from the coding sequence ATGAAGGTTTTCGCTGGTAACGCCATACCAGAACTCGCAAGTAAAATCGCCAGCCGCCTGTACATTAAACTGGGAGATGCCGAAGTTGGCCGTTTCAGTGATGGCGAAGTTAGTGTACAGATAAACGAAAATGTACGTGGGGCTGATGTATTTATCATCCAGTCTACTTGCGCTCCAACTAACGATAACCTAATGGAATTAATTGTAATGGTTGACGCCTTACGCCGCGCATCTGCCGGTCGTATTACAGCGGTTATGCCTTACTTTGGTTATGCTCGTCAAGATCGTCGCGTTCGTTCTGCTCGTGTGCCTATTACAGCTAAAGTTGTCGCTGACTTCTTATCTAGCGTAGGTGTGGACCGCGTGCTAACGGTTGACTTACATGCTGAACAAATCCAAGGCTTCTTTGATGTGCCAGTGGATAACGTGTTCGCCAGCCCAGTATTATTAGAAGATATGCGCAAAAAAGGCTTTACAGCCCCTGTTGTGGTTTCTCCTGATATTGGTGGTGTGGTTCGTGCTCGTGCTATTGCTAAATTATTAAATGATGCCGATTTAGCCATCATTGATAAGCGCCGGCCAAAAGCTAATATTGCCCAAGTAATGCATATTATTGGTGATGTTAAAGACCGTGACTGTATTATTGTCGACGATATGATTGATACTGGTGGTACCTTGTGTAAAGCCGCAGAAGCGTTAAAAGCACATGGTGCTAAGCGCGTATTCGCTTATGCCACTCACCCTGTTTTCTCTGGTGACGCCGCTAAAAACATTGAAGAATCAGTGATTGATGAGTTAATTGTTACCGATACTATCCCACTGACTGCAGAGATGAAGGCTGTGGCAAAAGTTCGTCAATTAACCTTAAGTGAAATGTTGGCAGAGTGTATTCGTCGTATTAGCAATGAAGAATCTATTTCTTCTATGTTTGATTAA
- a CDS encoding FAD-dependent oxidoreductase, with translation MKYDVIVVGGGMVGAATALALGEAGLQVALVEQHQPEPYSNSLDTNNDADLRVSSINLASEAWLSKLGAWQHLQQMRLCPYQRLQAFEHQHSVVSFSAQDIKHTHLGHIVENRLLQLAIFKQLSNNVTLYCPAQITALQQDAEHATVTLNSGEVLQAKLVVAADGANSQLRQLAAMGTHGWQYQQACLIALVRTPYPQQDITWQQFTEQGPRAFLPLTNNQASLVWYDNAVKVKQLAALTPEQLQPLLLQAFPEQLGQVEVIKSGWFPLAKMQVNNYFQHRVVVVGDAAHTINPLAGQGVNLGFADSKLLTELVIAAYTNGEDLAAKGMLENYQRKRRLANTLMMAAMDTFYVGFSQQMPLVRKLRQLAMKAANNSGELKNIVARYAVGLS, from the coding sequence ATGAAATACGATGTGATTGTTGTTGGCGGCGGTATGGTAGGGGCTGCAACAGCTTTAGCTTTAGGTGAGGCTGGATTGCAAGTAGCGTTAGTTGAACAGCACCAACCAGAGCCCTATAGCAATAGCTTAGACACCAACAATGATGCCGATTTACGGGTATCGTCAATAAACTTAGCCAGTGAGGCTTGGCTAAGTAAGCTAGGTGCTTGGCAGCATTTGCAACAGATGCGGTTATGTCCGTATCAACGCTTACAAGCTTTTGAACATCAACATAGTGTGGTCAGCTTCTCTGCGCAAGATATTAAACATACTCATCTTGGCCATATTGTCGAAAATAGATTATTACAATTAGCTATCTTTAAGCAGCTTTCAAACAATGTAACCTTATATTGCCCCGCGCAAATTACTGCGTTACAGCAAGATGCTGAACACGCCACCGTGACTTTAAATAGTGGTGAAGTCTTACAGGCAAAATTAGTTGTTGCAGCAGATGGCGCAAATTCACAATTACGCCAATTAGCAGCAATGGGTACTCATGGTTGGCAATATCAGCAGGCTTGTTTAATTGCTTTAGTCCGTACGCCTTATCCGCAACAAGATATTACTTGGCAGCAATTTACTGAGCAGGGCCCTAGAGCATTTTTACCCTTAACCAATAATCAAGCCTCTCTGGTTTGGTATGACAATGCCGTTAAAGTTAAACAATTAGCTGCTTTAACCCCAGAGCAACTACAGCCATTATTGTTGCAAGCTTTTCCTGAGCAATTAGGTCAAGTAGAAGTCATTAAGTCAGGCTGGTTTCCGTTAGCCAAAATGCAGGTTAATAATTACTTTCAACATCGGGTAGTAGTAGTGGGCGATGCGGCACATACCATTAACCCTTTAGCTGGCCAAGGGGTTAATTTAGGTTTTGCCGATAGCAAATTATTAACCGAGCTGGTTATTGCTGCTTATACTAACGGCGAAGATCTTGCTGCTAAAGGAATGCTAGAAAATTATCAACGTAAGCGTCGCCTAGCCAATACTTTGATGATGGCTGCTATGGATACGTTTTATGTTGGTTTTAGCCAGCAAATGCCGCTAGTGCGCAAATTACGCCAGTTAGCTATGAAGGCTGCCAATAATAGTGGTGAGTTAAAAAATATTGTTGCTAGATATGCGGTAGGCTTAAGCTAA
- a CDS encoding 50S ribosomal protein L25/general stress protein Ctc, with the protein MSDATITLNAEVRTDSGKGASRRLRHADKVPAIIYGGSKDALSITLEHSKLLKAQTDEAFYSQIITLTVGKEKIKAIVKAMQRHPFKPTIMHVDFQRVEAGHELKSIIAIHLINEEAAVKKGGVVVRGANEVEISCLPKDLPDALEVDISEMAVGSTIHLSELKAPKGVTFLQLTKGEGHDIAIVSVNKPGGKAVDDSDEAEEETATPE; encoded by the coding sequence ATGTCTGATGCAACAATCACATTAAATGCAGAAGTCCGTACTGACTCGGGGAAAGGTGCGAGCCGCCGCCTACGTCATGCAGACAAAGTTCCAGCTATCATCTACGGTGGCAGTAAAGACGCGTTATCTATTACTTTAGAGCATTCTAAATTATTAAAAGCGCAAACCGATGAAGCTTTTTATTCTCAAATTATCACCCTTACTGTTGGTAAAGAGAAAATTAAAGCTATCGTTAAAGCAATGCAGCGTCACCCATTTAAACCAACCATCATGCACGTTGACTTCCAACGCGTTGAAGCTGGTCATGAATTAAAATCTATCATTGCTATTCATTTAATCAATGAAGAAGCGGCAGTGAAGAAAGGTGGTGTGGTTGTACGTGGTGCTAACGAAGTAGAAATTTCTTGTTTGCCTAAAGACTTACCAGACGCACTAGAAGTTGACATCAGCGAAATGGCTGTCGGTTCAACGATCCACTTGTCTGAGTTAAAAGCACCTAAAGGTGTTACTTTCCTTCAATTAACCAAAGGTGAAGGTCACGATATCGCTATCGTTTCTGTGAACAAGCCTGGCGGTAAAGCTGTTGATGACAGCGATGAAGCAGAAGAAGAAACTGCAACGCCTGAGTAA
- the ychF gene encoding redox-regulated ATPase YchF, translating to MGFKCGIVGLPNVGKSTLFNALTKAGIEAANFPFCTIEPNTGVVPVPDLRLDQLAAIVKPQRVLPTTMEFVDIAGLVKGASRGEGLGNKFLANIRETDAIGHVVRCFDDDNIIHVANKIDPADDIDTINMELVLSDMDTAERAIFRIAKRAKGGDKDAKAEIAVLEKVKLHLEQGETLRKLDLDKDEVALIAYMNFLTLKPTMYIANVTEDGFENNPYLDIVQAIADKEGAIVVPVCAAIESEIAELDDDERAEFMADMGLEEPGLNRVIRGGYSLLSLHTYFTAGVKEVRAWTVTIGSTAPQAAGVIHTDFEKGFIRAEVVGYEDFVQFKGEAGAKEAGKWRLEGKEYIVKDGDVMHFRFNV from the coding sequence ATGGGTTTTAAATGTGGCATAGTTGGCTTACCCAATGTTGGTAAATCTACTCTCTTTAACGCGTTAACCAAGGCCGGTATTGAAGCTGCAAACTTCCCGTTCTGTACTATTGAGCCAAATACTGGCGTAGTACCGGTACCCGACTTACGTTTAGATCAGCTGGCAGCAATTGTTAAGCCGCAGCGTGTTTTACCTACCACGATGGAATTTGTTGATATCGCCGGTTTAGTAAAAGGCGCCTCTAGAGGTGAAGGCTTAGGTAATAAATTTTTAGCTAATATTCGTGAAACCGACGCAATTGGTCATGTGGTACGTTGTTTTGATGATGATAATATTATTCACGTAGCCAATAAAATTGATCCAGCAGACGATATTGATACCATTAATATGGAATTAGTATTATCTGATATGGATACTGCAGAGCGCGCTATTTTCCGTATTGCTAAAAGAGCTAAAGGCGGCGATAAAGATGCTAAAGCTGAAATAGCTGTACTGGAAAAAGTAAAACTGCATTTAGAACAAGGCGAGACCTTACGCAAGCTTGATTTAGATAAAGATGAAGTCGCGTTAATTGCTTACATGAACTTCTTAACGCTTAAGCCAACCATGTATATTGCTAACGTGACTGAAGACGGTTTTGAAAATAATCCTTATTTAGATATCGTCCAAGCCATTGCTGATAAAGAAGGCGCTATTGTTGTTCCGGTTTGTGCTGCCATTGAATCAGAAATTGCCGAGTTAGACGACGATGAACGTGCTGAGTTTATGGCTGACATGGGCTTAGAAGAGCCAGGTCTTAACCGCGTTATTCGTGGTGGTTATTCTTTACTCAGCTTACACACCTACTTTACAGCCGGCGTAAAAGAAGTTCGGGCATGGACTGTTACTATTGGTTCTACAGCTCCACAAGCTGCAGGCGTTATCCATACCGACTTTGAAAAAGGTTTTATTCGTGCTGAAGTAGTAGGCTATGAAGACTTTGTGCAATTCAAAGGTGAAGCCGGTGCTAAAGAAGCCGGTAAATGGCGCTTAGAAGGTAAAGAATATATTGTTAAAGATGGTGATGTTATGCATTTCCGCTTTAACGTCTAA
- the pth gene encoding aminoacyl-tRNA hydrolase produces MSVNTQSAVQLIVGLGNPGPEYSQTRHNAGVWFVSQLARAFNVNLKSEPKFFGYTGKFICAGQEYKLLIPATYMNLSGKAVLAMAQFYKLTPEQILVAHDELALDPGSAKFKLGGGHAGHNGLRDIIARLSNNANFYRLRLGIGHPGHKDRVTGYVLGKAPQSEQQLIESCIDEAVSCFDLLAREGLVKAQNRLHSFKAS; encoded by the coding sequence ATGTCTGTCAATACTCAGTCAGCAGTGCAGTTGATTGTGGGCCTGGGTAATCCAGGCCCTGAATACAGCCAGACCCGGCATAATGCTGGTGTCTGGTTTGTTTCTCAATTAGCACGTGCTTTTAATGTTAATTTGAAAAGTGAACCTAAATTTTTTGGTTATACCGGCAAATTTATTTGTGCGGGCCAAGAATATAAATTGCTGATCCCAGCAACTTACATGAATTTAAGCGGTAAAGCGGTGTTAGCAATGGCACAATTTTACAAGCTCACTCCTGAACAAATACTGGTAGCGCATGACGAATTGGCGCTTGATCCAGGTAGCGCAAAATTTAAATTAGGTGGCGGACACGCTGGCCATAATGGTTTGCGCGATATTATCGCTAGGCTAAGTAATAACGCTAATTTTTATCGATTACGATTAGGCATTGGCCATCCTGGACATAAAGATCGGGTAACCGGTTATGTGTTAGGTAAAGCGCCTCAGTCTGAACAACAACTAATTGAAAGCTGTATTGATGAAGCCGTCAGTTGTTTTGACTTATTAGCACGCGAAGGCCTAGTTAAGGCACAAAATCGCTTACATAGTTTTAAAGCCAGCTAA
- the aguB gene encoding N-carbamoylputrescine amidase: MRNVTVAATQMIGGWDVEQNIQRAERLVRDAVSQGAQIVLLQELFERNYFCQKQKPDYLDFATSVEENPAVLHFSKIAKELNVVLPISIYERAGHCLYNTVVIIDADGSNLGIYRKSHIPDGPGYSEKYYFTPGDTGFKVFDTQYAKIGVGICWDQWFPECARCMALMGAELLFYPTAIGTEPHDATIDSSGHWQRTQQGHAAANVTPLIASNRIGKETEGDSEITFYGCSFIADESGAMVQEAGRTEEAVLVHTFDLDAIAATRRAWGVFRDRRIDFYGTVATKDGVTKQPKTQGSN; the protein is encoded by the coding sequence ATGCGTAATGTAACTGTTGCTGCAACACAAATGATTGGTGGCTGGGATGTTGAACAAAACATTCAGCGTGCTGAACGCTTAGTGCGTGATGCTGTGAGTCAAGGTGCACAAATTGTTCTACTTCAAGAATTATTTGAACGTAATTACTTTTGTCAGAAACAAAAGCCTGACTATTTAGATTTTGCTACCTCAGTAGAAGAAAACCCTGCTGTATTACACTTTAGTAAAATTGCTAAAGAGTTAAACGTGGTATTACCAATCAGTATCTATGAGCGTGCTGGTCACTGTTTATATAACACTGTAGTAATTATCGATGCAGATGGCAGTAACTTAGGTATTTATCGTAAAAGTCATATCCCTGATGGCCCAGGCTACAGCGAAAAATATTACTTCACGCCAGGTGATACCGGTTTCAAAGTCTTTGATACCCAATATGCCAAAATTGGTGTCGGTATTTGCTGGGATCAGTGGTTTCCAGAATGCGCCCGTTGCATGGCATTAATGGGTGCTGAGTTATTATTCTACCCAACCGCTATTGGTACTGAGCCGCATGATGCCACTATCGACTCAAGTGGTCATTGGCAACGCACCCAGCAAGGTCATGCCGCGGCAAACGTGACGCCATTAATAGCGTCTAACCGTATTGGTAAAGAAACTGAAGGTGATTCTGAAATAACCTTCTATGGCTGCTCATTTATCGCTGACGAGTCTGGCGCTATGGTACAAGAAGCGGGCCGCACTGAAGAAGCCGTGTTAGTCCATACTTTTGATTTAGATGCTATAGCCGCTACGCGCCGTGCTTGGGGTGTATTTCGCGATCGTCGCATCGACTTTTATGGCACCGTTGCAACTAAAGACGGCGTAACTAAACAACCTAAAACACAAGGGTCGAACTAA
- a CDS encoding CTP synthase, whose amino-acid sequence MTTRYIFVTGGVVSSLGKGIAAASLAAILEARGLKVTILKLDPYINVDPGTMSPIQHGEVFVTEDGAETDLDLGHYERFIRTKMSRLNNFTQGRIYADVLRKERRGDYLGATIQVIPHITNEIKARVVAGAEGYDIAIVEIGGTVGDIESLPFLEAIRQLGTEVGRERTLYMHLTLVPYLGTAGEIKTKPTQHSVKELRSIGIQPDILVCRSDRPIPINERAKIALFTNVEEKAVIGLKDVASIYQIPAILKSQGLDDLVCRRFHIEAPEADLVEWEQVLYQESNPTGEVNIGLVGKYVELPDAYKSVNEALGHAGLKNRVSVNIKYIDSQDLESKGVAMLTGLDGILVPGGFGLRGVEGKILAAQYARENNIPYFGICLGMQVALIEFARNVAGMQDAHSTEFNPETAYPVVGLITEWRDADGSVEIRTDNSDLGGTMRLGSQNCNLVANTKAREIYGKDVILERHRHRYEVNNNLRPQLEAAGLVVSGLSADNQLVEMIEIPTHPWFVAGQFHPEFNSTPRDGHPLFQGFIAAAFKYQKQQRV is encoded by the coding sequence ATGACTACAAGATATATCTTTGTGACGGGTGGCGTAGTTTCATCGCTCGGTAAAGGCATTGCAGCTGCATCGTTGGCGGCAATTTTAGAGGCGCGCGGTCTAAAGGTCACTATCCTTAAGCTTGATCCCTATATAAACGTTGACCCTGGGACCATGAGTCCTATTCAACACGGTGAAGTATTTGTTACCGAAGACGGTGCTGAAACCGATTTAGACTTAGGTCATTACGAGCGTTTTATTCGCACTAAAATGTCTAGGTTAAATAACTTTACTCAAGGTCGGATTTACGCTGACGTGTTGCGTAAAGAGCGTCGTGGTGACTACCTAGGCGCGACCATTCAGGTTATTCCCCATATTACCAATGAAATAAAAGCCCGGGTTGTAGCTGGCGCTGAAGGCTATGATATTGCAATTGTTGAAATTGGCGGCACTGTGGGTGATATTGAATCACTACCATTTTTAGAAGCTATCCGTCAGCTTGGCACCGAAGTCGGCCGTGAACGCACTTTATATATGCACTTAACCTTAGTGCCATATTTAGGCACTGCGGGTGAGATTAAAACTAAGCCAACTCAGCATTCAGTAAAAGAACTGCGCTCTATTGGTATTCAACCAGATATATTAGTTTGCCGTTCAGATAGACCAATTCCAATTAATGAACGGGCTAAAATTGCGTTATTCACCAATGTGGAAGAAAAAGCAGTTATTGGTTTAAAAGACGTAGCTAGTATTTATCAAATTCCAGCAATATTAAAATCTCAAGGCTTAGATGACTTAGTTTGTCGTCGTTTCCATATCGAAGCGCCTGAAGCTGACTTAGTCGAGTGGGAACAAGTTCTGTACCAAGAGTCTAACCCTACGGGTGAAGTGAATATTGGTTTAGTCGGTAAATATGTAGAGTTACCAGATGCCTACAAATCTGTTAATGAAGCCTTAGGCCATGCCGGTTTAAAAAATCGGGTTAGCGTTAATATTAAATATATCGACTCACAAGATTTAGAAAGCAAAGGCGTTGCCATGCTGACTGGATTAGACGGTATTTTAGTGCCTGGTGGTTTTGGTCTTCGCGGCGTGGAAGGTAAAATTTTAGCTGCGCAATATGCCCGGGAAAACAATATCCCTTACTTTGGTATCTGTTTAGGTATGCAAGTGGCGCTGATTGAATTTGCGCGCAATGTCGCTGGCATGCAAGACGCTCACTCCACTGAATTTAACCCTGAAACAGCGTATCCTGTTGTTGGTTTAATTACCGAATGGCGTGATGCAGACGGTTCAGTTGAAATACGCACAGACAACTCAGACCTAGGCGGCACTATGCGCTTAGGCAGTCAAAACTGTAACTTAGTGGCTAACACTAAGGCTCGTGAAATTTATGGTAAAGATGTCATTTTAGAACGCCACCGTCACCGCTATGAAGTGAACAACAACTTACGGCCACAGCTTGAAGCCGCTGGTTTAGTGGTGTCGGGTTTATCGGCTGATAATCAATTAGTCGAAATGATAGAAATTCCAACTCACCCTTGGTTTGTTGCCGGTCAGTTCCACCCGGAGTTTAATTCGACACCGCGGGATGGCCATCCTTTATTTCAAGGTTTTATTGCCGCCGCCTTTAAATATCAAAAGCAGCAGCGAGTATAA
- a CDS encoding CsbD family protein, whose translation MNSDIAEGKWKQMTGSIKEKWGKLTDDDLQEVSGKSEKFCGKMQERYGMSREQAEQEFNRFKS comes from the coding sequence ATGAATAGCGATATTGCAGAAGGTAAGTGGAAACAAATGACTGGCTCTATTAAAGAAAAATGGGGCAAATTAACCGATGATGACTTACAAGAAGTTAGCGGTAAATCTGAGAAATTTTGCGGTAAAATGCAAGAGCGTTACGGCATGTCACGCGAACAGGCTGAACAAGAGTTCAACCGTTTTAAAAGCTAG
- the aguA gene encoding agmatine deiminase gives MAYCNLSNTPRADGFSMPAEWVAHKQTWMIWPERTDSWRLGSKPAQQAFVAVIKAIAEFEPVSVGVSAKQYANAVAQLTDTGSKFAIRVVEMANNDAWCRDTGPTFVTNAAGDVRGIDWAFNAWGGLNGGLYFPWDKDDQVASKVLGIEQLPRYRTDDFILEGGAIHVDGEGTLLTTEECLLNSNRNPDLSREQIEQQMREYLGIDKVLWLKQGIFNDETDDHIDNMACFVKPGEVVLAWTDDETDPQYARSKAALDYLEASTDAKGRKIIVHKLPQPAPIIATADEYATVDDSMMAKPREANTRLAGSYINFYLCNGGLIMPSFDDPNDKVAADILQKLFPEHKVVMVPGREILLGGGNIHCITQQQPAK, from the coding sequence GTGGCTTACTGTAATTTATCCAACACCCCTCGCGCTGATGGCTTTAGTATGCCGGCCGAATGGGTGGCGCATAAACAAACTTGGATGATTTGGCCAGAGCGTACAGACAGCTGGCGTTTAGGCTCCAAGCCAGCGCAGCAAGCCTTTGTTGCTGTTATTAAAGCTATCGCTGAGTTTGAGCCTGTTAGTGTTGGCGTATCAGCAAAACAATATGCAAACGCAGTGGCACAGCTCACCGACACGGGCAGTAAATTTGCTATCCGTGTGGTAGAAATGGCTAATAACGATGCCTGGTGTCGCGACACTGGCCCTACTTTTGTGACTAATGCTGCAGGTGATGTCCGTGGTATCGATTGGGCATTTAATGCCTGGGGCGGCTTAAATGGCGGCTTATATTTCCCTTGGGATAAAGATGACCAAGTTGCCAGTAAAGTATTAGGTATTGAACAATTACCCCGCTACCGTACCGATGACTTTATTCTAGAAGGCGGTGCTATTCATGTTGATGGCGAAGGTACGTTGCTAACAACAGAAGAATGCTTATTAAATAGCAACCGTAACCCTGATTTAAGCCGTGAGCAAATTGAACAGCAAATGCGTGAGTATTTAGGTATTGATAAAGTACTGTGGCTCAAGCAAGGCATTTTTAATGACGAAACAGATGATCATATCGATAATATGGCCTGTTTTGTTAAACCTGGCGAAGTAGTATTAGCTTGGACTGATGACGAAACTGATCCGCAATATGCGCGTTCTAAAGCGGCATTAGACTACTTAGAAGCCAGTACCGATGCTAAAGGCCGTAAAATTATTGTGCATAAGCTACCACAACCAGCGCCTATTATTGCTACCGCTGATGAGTATGCCACGGTAGATGATTCTATGATGGCTAAGCCTCGTGAAGCCAATACCCGTTTGGCCGGCTCATACATTAACTTTTACTTGTGTAATGGCGGTTTAATAATGCCAAGTTTTGATGATCCAAACGATAAAGTGGCCGCAGATATATTACAGAAACTGTTCCCAGAGCATAAAGTGGTTATGGTGCCAGGTCGGGAAATTTTACTCGGTGGCGGTAATATACATTGTATTACCCAACAACAACCCGCTAAGTAA
- a CDS encoding SEL1-like repeat protein codes for MKKLAMVALATSLLTGVFSPNLYANDAVGAEEKRIRSFLYTTDFDNAIGQVQRREFAEAYPNLLQFARYGEKYAQYSLGLLLVSGEGVPLDIEQGLVWMRLALEQKTSDWEKRYEAVTKNLTKEQMAALEPMYQEYKRKYGADAQNMRCASETRRGSNMRIHVCRKTLLNQEFYSVVEYAEDKPTN; via the coding sequence ATGAAAAAACTTGCAATGGTTGCCTTAGCGACATCTCTATTAACGGGTGTCTTTAGTCCTAATTTGTATGCTAATGACGCCGTGGGAGCCGAAGAAAAGCGCATTCGTAGCTTTCTTTATACAACTGACTTTGACAACGCTATAGGCCAAGTACAACGGAGAGAGTTTGCAGAAGCATATCCAAACTTATTGCAATTTGCGCGCTATGGTGAAAAGTATGCGCAATATTCGTTAGGGTTGTTATTGGTCTCTGGTGAGGGAGTGCCCCTAGATATCGAACAAGGTTTAGTCTGGATGCGTTTAGCCTTAGAGCAAAAAACCAGTGACTGGGAAAAGCGCTATGAAGCGGTGACTAAAAACCTAACTAAAGAGCAAATGGCTGCATTAGAGCCGATGTATCAAGAATATAAACGTAAATACGGCGCTGATGCCCAAAATATGCGTTGTGCTTCTGAAACCCGCCGTGGTTCTAATATGCGCATTCATGTGTGTCGTAAAACGTTATTAAACCAAGAGTTTTACTCAGTGGTTGAATACGCAGAAGATAAACCAACTAACTAA